Proteins encoded together in one Columba livia isolate bColLiv1 breed racing homer chromosome 3, bColLiv1.pat.W.v2, whole genome shotgun sequence window:
- the CCDC167 gene encoding coiled-coil domain-containing protein 167, whose product MVAAARTWRWRRAAAYACAAACGPGTMGRRRERLSVAREIDGLEEKLAHCRQSMEEVDVKLRREKLSPEGRKSLERERNLLMTKADNYEKELNALRKENRRNAALAVAMGLLIALIYICWTM is encoded by the exons ATGGTGGCGGCCGCGCGGACGTGGCGGTGGCGCCGAGCGGCAGCCTACGCATGCGCAGCTGCGTGCGGGCCGGGGACCATGGGCAGGAGGCGAGAGAGGCTGAGCGTGGCCCGTGAG ATTGACGGCCTGGAGGAGAAGCTGGCGCACTGCAGACAGAGCATGGAGGAGGTGGATGTGAAACTGCGCAGGGAGAAGCTCAGCCCTGAAGGAAG AAAGTcactggagagagagagaaacttACTAATGACCAAAGCTGACAACTATG aGAAAGAACTGAATGCGCTTCGTAAGGAAAATCGCAGGAATGCTGCCCTTGCTGTGGCCATGGGGTTGCTGATTGCTCTTATTTACATCTGCTGGACAATGTGA